In Legionella sp. PATHC035, a genomic segment contains:
- a CDS encoding cysteine hydrolase family protein: protein MESKKCAFFTDIQEYLMEVNTMRTAFIGLDYIIDIMHPQGKIARSAAHAQERDIIKKVNKVLEIAILKNWLTIMVKVGFSADYTEQPKHSPIFGKVNVLDALKLGSKGTEFHPELLIGNSLTMVKPRVSAFYGTALDAALRANQIERVILGGVSTSWAVESTARDAHDRDYKVCIVEDICAAANQEEHQFSIQLMEKIAQIVTVNELKGI from the coding sequence ATGGAATCAAAAAAATGTGCTTTCTTTACTGATATTCAGGAGTATTTGATGGAGGTTAATACGATGCGTACTGCATTTATAGGTCTGGACTATATTATTGATATTATGCATCCACAAGGCAAAATAGCGCGTTCAGCCGCACATGCCCAAGAGCGTGATATAATTAAAAAGGTAAATAAAGTTCTTGAAATTGCAATATTAAAGAATTGGTTAACCATCATGGTGAAAGTGGGTTTTAGTGCGGATTATACGGAACAACCAAAGCATTCGCCTATCTTTGGTAAAGTAAATGTGTTGGATGCTCTAAAACTTGGTTCTAAAGGAACAGAGTTTCATCCTGAATTACTGATTGGCAATAGTTTAACAATGGTCAAACCAAGAGTGAGCGCATTTTATGGGACTGCACTTGATGCGGCGCTACGAGCAAACCAAATTGAACGAGTAATACTGGGAGGAGTCAGTACTTCCTGGGCAGTAGAAAGCACGGCTCGCGATGCTCATGATCGTGATTATAAAGTATGTATTGTTGAAGACATTTGTGCGGCGGCGAATCAGGAGGAACATCAATTTTCTATCCAATTAATGGAAAAAATAGCACAAATTGTCACAGTAAATGAACTCAAAGGGATCTAA